The region GTTCGAAGGGCTGGAAGTGGATGTCGGCCTGGACGGTGTCTTGCAGCTTGTCCAGCGCCTGCTCCAGCGATTTCAGGCCGACCACGCACCAGGGGCAGGAAACGTCGGAGACGAAATCGATACGGACGGGGACGGGTGTGGCGGAGGTGGTGGAAACAGTCATGGTGGGCAGCCTTTGCGCGAATCGGTGGCGGCCGCACCGCGCGGCGCCGCAAGCACAGCATATGCGTGCGGGCCGCGGGAAATCAAGCGCTTACTTTTTCTTGACGGGCGCCTTGGCCGCATCCTTCTTGCCACCGATCTTGCTTTCCTTACCAGAGAGCAAGTTCGCGATGTTCTGGCTGTGGCGGTAAGCCAGCAGCACGCTCATGACGATGACGGACAGCAAGATGGGATCGACGCCGAACAGCAAGCCATAGTAAAACGGCGCGAACAGGGCCGCCACCAGCGCTGCCAGCGAGGAATAGCGAAACGCGTAGGCAATGATCAGCCAGGTGGCCAGGGTAGCCAGGCCCAGCCATGGATTGATGCCCAGCAGCACGCCGAGGGCCGTGGCCACGCCCTTGCCGCCGACAAAGCGGAAGAACACGGGCCACAAATGGCCAAGAAAAACGGCGATGGCCACCAGGGCCACGGCCATGTCGCCCACACCCAGCGCAGTAGAAAAATGGTCGGCCAGGAACACGGCAAGCCAGCCCTTGGCGCCATCGCCCAGCAGGGTCATGATGGCGGCGCCCTTGTTGCCGCTGCGCAGCACATTCGTGGCGCCCGGATTTTTCGAGCCATAGGTGCGCGGATCGGCAATGCCGTAGACCTTGCTCATCACCACGGCAAACGATATCGAGCCGAGCAAGTAAGCGGCCACTGTCATTGCCACGGTTGTGATTACTGGATTCATTTCTTCCCTTTATTGTGTTTATTACACCAGCATCGAGGCTGGCGCAGCAGAATATACACCAGCGCCCGGTCCGCGGACAGGGCGGTATCCAGTTTTCTTAATCCTGCAAGGCGCACTGCACCGGCTTGGCCTTGAGCAAATCGAGCAGCACCTGCGGCGCCAGCGAGACGAGGAAACCGCGCCGCCCGCCATTGATGTAGATGCGTTCGAGCGCCAGGATCGACTCTTCCACGTACACGGGCATGGCCTTCTTCGTGCCGAACGGC is a window of Janthinobacterium rivuli DNA encoding:
- the plsY gene encoding glycerol-3-phosphate 1-O-acyltransferase PlsY, yielding MNPVITTVAMTVAAYLLGSISFAVVMSKVYGIADPRTYGSKNPGATNVLRSGNKGAAIMTLLGDGAKGWLAVFLADHFSTALGVGDMAVALVAIAVFLGHLWPVFFRFVGGKGVATALGVLLGINPWLGLATLATWLIIAYAFRYSSLAALVAALFAPFYYGLLFGVDPILLSVIVMSVLLAYRHSQNIANLLSGKESKIGGKKDAAKAPVKKK